Proteins found in one Miscanthus floridulus cultivar M001 chromosome 4, ASM1932011v1, whole genome shotgun sequence genomic segment:
- the LOC136551616 gene encoding probable glutathione S-transferase GSTU1, producing MAGEKTGLQLLDFWVSPFAQRCRIALAEKGLAYESLPQDLANKGELLLRVNPVHKKIPVLLHDGRPPVCESLIILHYLDEAFPGTPPLLPADPVARAHARFWADYAEKKVFDCGTTLWKRTGQAQAQARPEMVEALRTLDAELGDKAYLAGEAFGFVDIAVVPFATWILGYGRLAEFSVEEVCPRLLAWAKRCGERESVAKNLYPPEKVYEFIGYLKDTYGDK from the coding sequence ATGGCGGGCGAGAAGACGGGGCTCCAGCTGCTGGACTTCTGGGTGAGCCCGTTCGCGCAGCGGTGCCGCATCGCGCTGGCCGAGAAAGGCCTGGCGTACGAGTCCCTGCCGCAGGACCTCGCCAACAAGGGCGAGCTCCTCCTGCGCGTCAACCCGGTCCACAAGAAGATCCCCGTGCTCCTCCACGACGGGCGGCCCCCCGTCTGCGAGTCCCTCATCATCCTGCACTACCTCGACGAGGCGTTCCCGGggacgccgccgctgctccccGCCGACCCCGTCGCCCGCGCGCACGCTAGGTTCTGGGCCGACTACGCGGAGAAGAAGGTCTTCGACTGCGGGACCACGCTGTGGAAGCGCACGGgccaggcgcaggcgcaggcgagGCCGGAGATGGTGGAGGCCCTGCGGACCCTGGACGCCGAGCTCGGGGACAAGGCCTACCTCGCCGGCGAGGCGTTCGGGTTCGTGGACATCGCCGTCGTGCCGTTCGCGACGTGGATCCTCGGATACGGCCGGCTCGCGGAGTTCAGCGTCGAGGAGGTGTGCCCGAGGCTGCTCGCGTGGGCCAAGCGCTGCGGCGAGAGGGAGAGCGTCGCCAAGAACCTGTACCCGCCGGAGAAGGTGTACGAATTCATCGGCTATCTCAAGGACACGTACGGCGACAAGTAG